From the genome of Pseudomonas putida:
CCACCGTCACCCGTTCGACCAACCGGAAGCGGAACAGGAGCTGGCCGACGGCTACCACATCGAGTATGCCGGCATGAAATGGGGCATGTTCTTCGTCGGTGAGTACATCGGCATCATCCTCATCTCGGCGCTGCTGGTGACCCTGTTCTTCGGCGGCTGGCACGGTCCGTTCGGCATCCTGCCGCAACTGTCGTTCCTGTGGTTCGCCCTGAAGACCGCATTCTTCATCATGCTGTTCATCCTGCTGCGCGCCTCGATCCCGCGCCCACGCTATGACCAGGTGATGGACTTCAGCTGGAAGTTCTGCCTGCCGCTGACCCTGATCAATTTGCTGGTAACCGCTGCGATCGTGCTCTACAACACGCCAGCCGTCGCGGCCCAGTGAGGATTTGACCCATGTTCAAGTATATCGGCGACATCGTTAAGGGCACCGGCACTCAGCTGCGCAGCCTGGCGATGGTGTTCTCCCACGGGTTCCGCAAGCGCGACACCCTGCAATACCCCGAAGAGCCCGTGTACCTGCCGCCGCGCTATCGCGGCCGCATCGTCCTCACCCGCGACCCCGACGGCGAGGAGCGCTGCGTGGCGTGCAACCTCTGCGCGGTGGCCTGCCCGGTCGGCTGCATCTCGCTGCAGAAGGCCGAGACCGAGGATGGCCGCTGGTACCCGGAGTTCTTCCGCATCAACTTCTCGCGCTGCATTTTCTGCGGCCTGTGCGAAGAGGCGTGCCCGACCACCGCGATCCAGTTGACTCCGGATTTTGAAATGGCCGAGTTCAAGCGTCAGGACCTGGTGTACGAGAAAGAAGATCTGCTGATCTCCGGCCCCGGCAAGAACCCTGACTACAACTTCTACCGTGTTGCGGGTATGGCGATCGCTGGCAAGCCGAAAGGCGCTGCACAGAACGAAGCCGAGCCGATCAACGTGAAGAGCTTGCTCCCATAAGGACAGAAAGATGGAATTCGCTTTCTACTTCGCATCCGGGATCGCCGTGGTCTCCACCCTCCGGGTGGTGACCGGCACCAACCCCGTGCACGCCCTGCTCTACCTGATCATTTCGCTGATTTCCGTGGCAATGATCTTCTTCGCCCTGGGTGCGCCGTTCGCCGGCGCCCTGGAAGTGATCGCCTACGCCGGCGCCATCATGGTGCTGTTCGTGTTCGTGGTGATGATGCTCAACCTCGGGCCGGCTTCTGTCGCCCAGGAGCGCGGCTGGCTCAAGCCCGGTATCTGGGCGGGGCCGGTGATCCTCGCCGCGCTGCTGCTACTGGAGTTGCTGTACGTGCTGTTCGTCACCCCGAGTGGCGCGGCCATCAGCGGTACCACCGTCAGCCCGAAAGAAGTGGGTATCAGCCTGTTCGGCCCGTACCTGCTGGTGGTCGAACTGGCCTCGATGCTGCTGCTCGCTGCAGCCGTCACCGCCTTCCACCTGGGCCGCGTTGAGGCGAAGGAGTAAATCATGGGTGCTATCCCTCTCGAGCATGGTCTGGCGGTCGCCGGCATCCTGTTCTGCTTAGGTCTGGTTGGCCTGATGGTCCGCCGCAACATCCTCTTCGTGCTCATGAGCCTGGAAGTCATGATGAACGCCTCTGCCCTGGCGTTCATCGTCGCCGGTGCCCGTTGGGTGCAACCCGACGGCCAGGTGATGTTCATTCTGGTGATCAGCCTAGCAGCCGCCGAGGCCAGCATTGGCCTGGCGATCCTGCTGCAGCTGTATCGCCGCTTCCACACTCTCGACATCGATGCTGCCAGTGAGATGCGCGGATG
Proteins encoded in this window:
- the nuoI gene encoding NADH-quinone oxidoreductase subunit NuoI — its product is MFKYIGDIVKGTGTQLRSLAMVFSHGFRKRDTLQYPEEPVYLPPRYRGRIVLTRDPDGEERCVACNLCAVACPVGCISLQKAETEDGRWYPEFFRINFSRCIFCGLCEEACPTTAIQLTPDFEMAEFKRQDLVYEKEDLLISGPGKNPDYNFYRVAGMAIAGKPKGAAQNEAEPINVKSLLP
- the nuoJ gene encoding NADH-quinone oxidoreductase subunit J, with protein sequence MEFAFYFASGIAVVSTLRVVTGTNPVHALLYLIISLISVAMIFFALGAPFAGALEVIAYAGAIMVLFVFVVMMLNLGPASVAQERGWLKPGIWAGPVILAALLLLELLYVLFVTPSGAAISGTTVSPKEVGISLFGPYLLVVELASMLLLAAAVTAFHLGRVEAKE
- the nuoK gene encoding NADH-quinone oxidoreductase subunit NuoK translates to MGAIPLEHGLAVAGILFCLGLVGLMVRRNILFVLMSLEVMMNASALAFIVAGARWVQPDGQVMFILVISLAAAEASIGLAILLQLYRRFHTLDIDAASEMRG